The following proteins come from a genomic window of Lachnoclostridium phytofermentans ISDg:
- the gcvH gene encoding glycine cleavage system protein GcvH, with protein MKVLENLVYTKTHEWVRFEDETTALVGLTDYAQQTLGQLVFVNLPQEGDETVTGESFADVESVKAVSDVYCPVTGVVSEINEELLDAPEKINDTPYEAWFAKITDITEKEEFLSPEEYEEFVKKEME; from the coding sequence ATGAAGGTATTAGAAAACTTGGTTTACACAAAAACACATGAATGGGTAAGGTTTGAGGATGAAACTACAGCATTAGTCGGTCTTACGGATTATGCGCAACAGACGTTAGGACAACTTGTCTTTGTTAATCTTCCGCAAGAGGGTGACGAAACGGTAACCGGAGAAAGTTTTGCCGATGTGGAGTCTGTAAAAGCTGTTTCAGATGTCTATTGCCCGGTAACCGGAGTTGTATCGGAAATTAATGAAGAACTTCTCGATGCACCAGAAAAGATCAATGACACTCCTTATGAAGCCTGGTTTGCAAAGATAACCGATATTACGGAGAAAGAGGAATTCTTAAGTCCAGAGGAATACGAAGAATTTGTAAAAAAAGAAATGGAATAA
- the gcvPA gene encoding aminomethyl-transferring glycine dehydrogenase subunit GcvPA — MGSFVPATDRDKKEMLSAIGIDSIEDLFGQLPQDVKLMDGLNLPSGMSEMEVCRKMEGIAAKNTVFPVIFRGAGAYRHYIPAVVKSVLSKETLYTAYTPYQAEISQGILQSIFEYQTMICELTGMDTANASVYDGAAAAAEAVAMCRDRKKTKAFVSAAVHPQVMETIKTYCFGNGMELTVIPEKDGITDLNFLKEHIDGQTACVYIQNPNYYGSLELAREIGSIAKAADAKYIMGVNPISLGVIKTPEEYGADIAVGEGQPLGLPLAFGGPYIGFMACTKELIRKLPGRIVGETVDFNGKTGYVLTLQAREQHIRREKALSNICSNQALCALAVGVYLSAMGAEGLKQTAIQCMSKAHYMANQLEAIGYPVINHGEFFHEFVTISKVPVEKVMSALEEAGILGGYPLTGERAGQILWCCTEMNAKDDIDRVIGILREV, encoded by the coding sequence ATGGGTTCATTTGTACCAGCAACCGATCGAGATAAAAAAGAAATGCTGTCAGCGATTGGAATTGATAGCATAGAAGACCTTTTTGGGCAGCTTCCGCAAGATGTTAAGCTAATGGATGGGCTGAACCTTCCGAGTGGAATGTCTGAAATGGAAGTATGTAGGAAGATGGAAGGCATTGCAGCAAAAAATACGGTATTTCCGGTAATTTTTAGAGGGGCAGGTGCATACAGGCATTATATTCCGGCCGTTGTGAAAAGCGTGTTATCCAAAGAAACTCTATACACCGCTTATACCCCATATCAGGCGGAAATCAGCCAGGGAATCTTACAATCCATATTTGAATACCAGACGATGATTTGTGAACTTACTGGAATGGACACGGCCAATGCTTCCGTGTATGACGGTGCTGCCGCGGCGGCAGAAGCGGTAGCTATGTGCAGGGACAGAAAGAAAACCAAGGCCTTTGTCTCCGCTGCGGTTCATCCTCAGGTAATGGAGACCATAAAGACCTATTGTTTTGGAAATGGGATGGAATTGACTGTTATTCCTGAGAAAGACGGTATAACAGATCTTAATTTTCTAAAAGAACATATTGATGGTCAGACCGCATGTGTATATATTCAGAATCCGAATTATTACGGTAGTCTGGAATTAGCCAGAGAAATCGGAAGCATAGCAAAGGCAGCCGATGCCAAGTATATCATGGGCGTAAATCCTATTTCCTTAGGTGTCATAAAGACGCCGGAAGAATATGGTGCTGATATTGCAGTGGGAGAGGGACAGCCCCTTGGATTGCCGTTAGCATTCGGCGGGCCATATATCGGCTTTATGGCATGTACGAAAGAACTGATTAGAAAATTGCCAGGAAGGATCGTCGGAGAAACTGTTGATTTCAATGGTAAAACAGGATATGTTCTAACTCTTCAGGCAAGAGAACAGCATATCCGAAGAGAAAAAGCATTAAGCAACATCTGTTCAAACCAGGCACTTTGTGCATTGGCAGTGGGAGTCTATTTATCTGCTATGGGAGCAGAAGGGCTGAAGCAGACAGCTATACAGTGTATGTCAAAGGCACATTATATGGCAAATCAATTAGAAGCAATCGGGTATCCGGTTATAAACCACGGGGAATTCTTCCACGAATTTGTGACCATTTCAAAGGTTCCAGTAGAAAAGGTAATGAGTGCACTGGAAGAGGCAGGAATTCTTGGCGGTTATCCATTAACCGGTGAAAGAGCCGGGCAAATCTTATGGTGCTGTACGGAAATGAATGCAAAAGATGACATCGATCGTGTTATTGGCATTCTGAGGGAGGTGTAA
- the gcvPB gene encoding aminomethyl-transferring glycine dehydrogenase subunit GcvPB: MLIFEKGQEGRKMSILPECDVPISLPKEDDQRKKSLHLPNVSENEISRHYTEAAKKAYGVNDGFYPLGSCTMKYNPKINEYIASLPGFAQIHPLQPEHTVQGCMEVLKTTEQYLCEITGMDRMTFQPAAGAHGEFTGLLLIKAYHESRGDGKRTKIIVPDSAHGTNPASASMVGYSVISIPSGEDGGVDLEELKKVVGEDTAGLMLTNPNTLGLFDRNILEITNIIHEAGGLTYYDGANLNAIMGMIRPGDMGFDVVHLNLHKTFSTPHGGGGPGSGPVGCKNLLAEFLPNNLVEEKNGYLFKSPVQSTGQVKSFYGNFLIVVRAMTYLFMLGKEGIPEASKHAVLNANYMMAKLKDVYDMAYPRTCMHEFVMSLSRLKKENGISAMDIAKGLLDHGIHPPTMYFPLNVSEALMVEPTETESKETLDQAITVFRSLYETAKLNPEILHQAPVNTSVTRLDEVRAARNLILRYDFSDKETDKDDTEN; this comes from the coding sequence ATGCTGATATTTGAAAAAGGGCAGGAAGGAAGAAAGATGAGTATTCTGCCGGAATGTGATGTGCCAATCAGTCTACCAAAAGAAGACGACCAGAGAAAAAAGAGTCTGCACCTTCCAAACGTGTCTGAAAATGAGATAAGCAGGCATTATACAGAAGCAGCGAAAAAGGCATATGGTGTAAATGACGGCTTTTATCCTTTGGGCTCTTGTACTATGAAATATAATCCCAAAATCAATGAATACATAGCATCACTTCCTGGATTTGCGCAGATTCATCCGCTACAACCGGAGCATACGGTGCAGGGCTGCATGGAGGTATTAAAAACTACAGAGCAATATTTGTGTGAGATAACCGGGATGGACCGGATGACCTTTCAGCCAGCAGCAGGAGCCCATGGTGAATTTACCGGACTTTTGCTGATAAAAGCATATCATGAAAGTCGTGGTGACGGAAAAAGAACGAAAATCATAGTACCGGATTCTGCACATGGAACCAATCCTGCAAGTGCGTCAATGGTCGGCTATTCGGTTATTAGTATCCCATCAGGGGAAGATGGTGGAGTAGATTTAGAGGAATTAAAGAAAGTAGTTGGAGAAGATACGGCGGGACTGATGCTGACTAATCCTAATACCTTGGGACTTTTTGATAGAAATATACTGGAAATTACCAATATCATTCATGAAGCCGGAGGACTTACTTACTATGATGGAGCAAATCTAAACGCCATCATGGGGATGATAAGACCAGGAGATATGGGGTTTGATGTAGTCCATCTGAATCTTCATAAAACCTTTTCCACACCTCATGGAGGCGGAGGTCCGGGTAGTGGACCTGTAGGCTGCAAGAATCTCCTGGCTGAATTTTTACCAAATAATCTGGTGGAGGAAAAAAACGGATATCTGTTCAAAAGTCCTGTTCAAAGTACCGGACAGGTGAAAAGCTTTTACGGAAACTTTCTGATTGTGGTTAGAGCCATGACATATCTGTTCATGCTCGGAAAGGAAGGGATCCCGGAAGCTTCAAAGCATGCGGTATTGAACGCCAATTATATGATGGCAAAATTAAAGGATGTATATGACATGGCATATCCTAGAACCTGTATGCATGAATTTGTCATGAGCCTCTCCAGGCTTAAAAAAGAGAATGGGATATCAGCTATGGATATAGCAAAAGGACTTTTGGACCATGGAATCCATCCACCGACCATGTATTTTCCTCTGAACGTATCCGAAGCGCTAATGGTGGAGCCTACGGAAACGGAATCAAAAGAAACTTTAGATCAAGCAATTACTGTATTTCGCAGCTTATATGAAACAGCTAAATTAAATCCGGAAATTCTTCATCAGGCCCCTGTCAATACGTCAGTCACCAGGCTTGATGAAGTAAGAGCAGCCAGAAATTTAATATTAAGATATGACTTCTCAGATAAGGAAACAGATAAAGATGATACAGAAAATTAA
- a CDS encoding lipoate--protein ligase yields the protein MIQKIKYLNGSSNDPYLNLAIEEYLLETVEQDTCFLYLWQNENTVVIGRNQNPWKECRIQELKEDGGHLVRRLSGGGAVFHDLGNLNFTFLVHKCHYDLDKQLEVILCAVKKLGIHAEKSGRNDITISGRKFSGNAFYTRGEKCYHHGTLLVSADMQKLSKYLQVSKDKLALKGVDSVRSRVANLSEYQTGLTITMLKEKLLEAFEETYGHKAVYCKQEDLDQEAVSNGRRKFSDFSWLYGRTMDFQYELSKQFAWGNVSWQFQVSCGIIKDLQLFSDSMEPDLVEMLPRFIKGSRYENKDICNRLNQVSAMTQVQSIIIEDLIEFFATAKI from the coding sequence ATGATACAGAAAATTAAATATTTAAACGGAAGCAGTAATGACCCTTATCTGAACCTTGCCATAGAGGAGTACTTATTAGAGACAGTAGAGCAGGATACTTGCTTTCTTTACCTCTGGCAGAATGAAAATACTGTTGTAATCGGTAGAAACCAGAATCCATGGAAGGAATGCAGAATTCAGGAACTTAAAGAGGATGGTGGACATCTGGTGAGAAGGCTTTCAGGTGGAGGCGCCGTATTCCATGATCTTGGGAATCTTAATTTTACGTTTCTTGTTCACAAGTGTCATTATGATCTGGATAAACAGCTGGAGGTCATTCTATGTGCGGTCAAGAAACTGGGAATCCATGCAGAAAAATCAGGACGAAATGATATTACCATATCTGGAAGAAAGTTTTCTGGCAATGCCTTTTATACCAGAGGGGAGAAGTGCTATCATCATGGAACCCTACTAGTAAGTGCAGATATGCAGAAGCTTTCTAAATATCTGCAGGTTTCAAAGGATAAGCTGGCTTTAAAAGGAGTGGATTCCGTTAGATCCAGGGTAGCTAATCTTTCTGAATATCAGACAGGGCTGACCATTACTATGCTTAAGGAAAAGCTTCTGGAGGCATTTGAGGAAACCTATGGACATAAGGCGGTTTACTGTAAACAGGAGGATTTGGATCAGGAGGCAGTGTCAAACGGAAGAAGGAAATTTTCGGATTTCTCCTGGCTGTACGGACGTACCATGGATTTTCAGTATGAACTGTCAAAGCAGTTTGCATGGGGAAATGTAAGCTGGCAGTTTCAGGTGAGCTGCGGAATCATAAAGGATTTGCAATTATTTTCTGATTCCATGGAGCCGGATCTTGTGGAAATGCTCCCTAGGTTTATAAAGGGAAGCAGATATGAGAATAAGGATATCTGTAATAGACTGAATCAGGTGTCTGCTATGACCCAAGTGCAATCAATCATAATAGAAGATTTAATTGAGTTTTTTGCTACTGCCAAAATTTAG
- the lpdA gene encoding dihydrolipoyl dehydrogenase, translated as MEKIYDLLVIGAGPGGYVAAIKAAKLGMKTAVIENREVGGTCLNRGCVPAKAMLHAAKLYQEVLSGEQFGILVEEVSFDYGKVMSYKNETSESLRLGVEQLLKGNKVERLQGIGTLLKDGRVRIKTKEGEEILQAKNILLATGSKPVLPPIEGIHLPGIMTSDEMFQLDHVPESLLIIGGGVIGVEFATVYSSFGSKVTLLEAEERLLPGLDKEISQNIKLLLKKRGVDIHTRAFVQKIEKVDCEFICTFLEKGKDQEKAEVRKIPYLLSATGRIPNTHGLLEETTLLEMDRGRILVNENFETSMPNVFAIGDVIGGSQLAHVASSQGICAVERMNGKEPSIDLSVVPSCVYTDPEIACVGITEQEAKEKGIETVTGKFLTHANSKSLITKEERGFVKVVIDKETNVLLGAQMMCARATDMIGEMGTAISNKLTAMQLLKAMRAHPTYNESIAEALEDCNHGAIHALPRR; from the coding sequence ATGGAGAAAATATATGATTTGCTTGTTATTGGTGCAGGCCCTGGAGGATATGTAGCAGCGATTAAGGCTGCAAAGCTAGGAATGAAGACAGCAGTGATAGAAAACAGGGAAGTCGGCGGTACCTGCTTAAACCGCGGCTGCGTTCCTGCGAAAGCCATGCTGCATGCTGCAAAATTATATCAGGAGGTTCTGTCCGGAGAACAGTTCGGAATCCTCGTGGAAGAGGTAAGCTTTGATTACGGCAAAGTGATGTCCTATAAAAATGAGACTTCTGAAAGTCTCAGACTTGGAGTAGAACAGCTCCTAAAGGGAAATAAAGTGGAACGCTTACAAGGGATCGGGACGCTTTTGAAGGATGGAAGAGTTAGAATTAAGACAAAGGAAGGTGAAGAAATTCTCCAGGCGAAAAATATATTGCTGGCAACAGGATCGAAGCCTGTTCTTCCGCCCATTGAAGGAATCCATCTTCCCGGAATCATGACCAGCGATGAGATGTTTCAACTTGATCATGTACCGGAAAGTCTACTTATTATAGGCGGCGGGGTCATAGGGGTAGAATTTGCCACAGTATACTCATCATTTGGTTCCAAAGTTACATTGTTGGAGGCGGAAGAAAGACTTCTACCTGGTCTAGATAAGGAAATCTCACAGAATATAAAGCTGCTTTTGAAAAAGAGAGGCGTTGATATTCATACCAGAGCATTTGTTCAGAAAATAGAAAAGGTGGACTGTGAGTTTATCTGTACCTTTTTAGAGAAGGGAAAGGATCAAGAAAAAGCCGAGGTCCGAAAGATTCCATACTTGCTTTCAGCTACCGGACGTATCCCAAATACTCATGGTCTGCTGGAGGAGACAACATTACTGGAAATGGACAGAGGTAGGATTTTGGTAAATGAAAATTTTGAAACAAGCATGCCTAACGTGTTTGCTATCGGTGATGTTATTGGAGGAAGCCAACTAGCACATGTTGCAAGTTCTCAGGGTATCTGTGCAGTGGAACGAATGAATGGGAAAGAACCGTCAATTGATTTATCCGTAGTTCCATCCTGTGTTTATACAGATCCTGAAATTGCATGTGTTGGAATAACAGAACAGGAAGCGAAAGAGAAAGGAATCGAGACCGTTACTGGAAAGTTTTTAACACATGCCAACAGTAAATCATTGATAACAAAGGAAGAGAGAGGCTTTGTTAAAGTTGTTATAGATAAGGAAACGAACGTATTGCTGGGAGCGCAGATGATGTGCGCCAGAGCGACAGATATGATCGGTGAGATGGGAACTGCCATTTCCAATAAACTTACTGCGATGCAGCTTTTAAAGGCTATGCGGGCACATCCTACCTATAATGAGTCCATAGCGGAAGCATTGGAGGATTGTAACCATGGTGCGATTCATGCGTTACCGCGCAGGTAA